The Pseudomonadota bacterium genome has a window encoding:
- a CDS encoding metalloregulator ArsR/SmtB family transcription factor encodes MIGHPDRIAILEELYRSRHNVGQLAETLDMPQSRVSQHLSALRSFGVVEAEAEGREQFYRLRQPQMARWIADGIDFVAHRVGSVTDEDIASARAIWGLDDTADSSETGATRTQPPKPGSDKD; translated from the coding sequence CTGATCGGCCATCCCGACCGGATCGCAATCCTCGAAGAACTTTACCGGAGCCGTCATAATGTCGGCCAGCTGGCGGAAACGCTAGACATGCCGCAATCCCGAGTGTCGCAGCATCTCTCGGCCCTGCGGTCTTTCGGTGTGGTCGAAGCCGAAGCCGAGGGGCGCGAACAATTTTACCGGCTGCGCCAGCCGCAAATGGCGCGATGGATTGCCGATGGCATTGACTTTGTGGCGCACCGGGTCGGCAGCGTCACCGATGAAGACATTGCCAGCGCGCGGGCGATTTGGGGGCTGGATGACACTGCCGATTCCTCTGAAACCGGCGCAACCCGCACCCAGCCCCCAAAGCCTGGTAGCGATAAAGACTAG
- a CDS encoding response regulator transcription factor, whose translation MTQTVLIADDHPLFRAAMRQAVEQIWSDTAIIEVSNVAAARQEIDKQLPLLLLLDLHMEDSDGLSALLDFRQDFPAMAVAVVSASEESRVWQAARNLGAAAFIPKSAELGSMREALAAVREGDIWFPEMDATIDAAENEELLRLASLTPAQRRILNHLTKGLLNKQIAYEMDISEATVKAHITAIFRKLGVVNRTQAVLVAGRLVVEQPVTASQ comes from the coding sequence GTGACGCAAACGGTCCTGATTGCCGATGACCATCCGCTGTTCCGCGCTGCGATGCGGCAGGCGGTCGAGCAGATATGGTCCGATACCGCCATTATCGAGGTCTCCAATGTCGCTGCAGCGCGGCAGGAGATCGACAAGCAGCTACCGCTGCTGCTGCTGCTCGACCTGCATATGGAGGACAGCGATGGCCTCAGCGCGCTGCTCGACTTTCGCCAGGACTTTCCCGCCATGGCAGTGGCGGTGGTATCGGCGAGCGAGGAAAGCCGCGTATGGCAGGCGGCGCGCAATCTCGGCGCCGCCGCCTTCATCCCGAAATCGGCCGAGCTCGGCAGCATGCGCGAGGCGCTGGCGGCGGTGCGCGAGGGCGATATCTGGTTCCCGGAAATGGATGCGACCATCGACGCCGCCGAAAACGAGGAATTGCTGCGGCTGGCCAGCCTGACTCCGGCACAGCGGCGGATCCTCAATCATCTGACCAAGGGGCTGCTCAACAAGCAGATCGCCTATGAAATGGATATCAGCGAGGCGACAGTAAAGGCGCATATCACCGCGATTTTCCGCAAGCTCGGTGTGGTCAACCGCACCCAGGCGGTGCTCGTCGCCGGGCGGCTGGTGGTCGAGCAGCCGGTCACCGCGTCGCAATAG
- a CDS encoding DUF2309 domain-containing protein, with protein MTTDVIENVKDLPASASEMVHIPAEALETAIGASCNRIAPCWPLKNFVAVNPYFGIADKSFMGAADWLAQTAGSPLTLKPTEYIEAIDSGRITSDALTAALKAANIDERTDAVVARLTVMDDTLIKAHSMASLLSETRGWDIEDFVIDRISHWAMAHYDEGQADWRPDLDKSDFAAWKTFAGIDKTANVAGLKGLRPLFKSLPEDPQAAIAQMAMEMGLGAERLEMVFDRMLMSINGWASYTRYIAWGYELKGESNDSVMQILAIRLAWDWALWKTASTSEKQGWAEALDAAETRSDDPALALLHAVHNAYELSWQKDLVGEINAQPDTDVPERPEVQAAFCIDVRCEVYRRALEQALPKVETIGFAGFFGVAMEYVPLGAQSGSDQCPVLLNPGFRVAETSGDPQKDAEIIGAKRVREATRAAWYALKMGAISSFAFVETIGLGFFSKLITDTLGITRPGPNHAERGVAKGQADTLAPSLDAQSEIAGIPTDERVDLAAGILAGMGLTNRVAPLTLLIGHGSTSANNPHASGLDCGACGGSPGDCNARAAVTLLNDPGVRAGLAERGQPIPEDTVFVAAKHDTVTDEVKLLDACCVPESHKAQLKEVRAALDTASETARLERSNKFTIRKQNGVSNQVQARSNDWSQTRPEWGLAGCATFIAAPRKRTRGIDLDSRAFLHDYDSASDPTRGVLELIMTAPMVVASWINLQYFASTVDNVTFGCGDKTLHNVVGKVGVLEGHGGDLRTGLSWQSLHDGEKLIHEPMRLNVIIEAPIDAMNTIIEGHEHVRHLLDHGWIHLFHMDSDGKVAKKYAGNGEWAAF; from the coding sequence ATGACCACTGACGTTATCGAGAACGTGAAAGACCTGCCCGCCTCTGCTTCGGAGATGGTCCATATCCCTGCCGAGGCTTTGGAAACGGCTATCGGCGCATCGTGCAACCGCATTGCCCCTTGCTGGCCACTCAAGAATTTCGTCGCGGTAAACCCCTATTTCGGCATAGCTGACAAGAGCTTTATGGGTGCTGCTGATTGGCTGGCGCAGACTGCCGGTTCTCCGCTGACGCTCAAGCCCACCGAATATATCGAAGCGATTGATTCCGGCCGCATCACGTCTGATGCCCTGACGGCTGCGCTGAAAGCCGCTAATATCGATGAACGCACCGATGCCGTGGTCGCGCGGCTGACGGTGATGGATGATACGCTCATCAAAGCGCATTCCATGGCCTCACTGCTCTCAGAAACACGCGGCTGGGACATAGAGGATTTTGTCATTGACCGCATCTCGCATTGGGCGATGGCGCATTATGATGAGGGTCAGGCCGATTGGCGCCCCGATCTCGACAAGAGCGATTTCGCTGCCTGGAAGACCTTTGCCGGCATTGACAAGACGGCCAATGTCGCGGGCCTGAAGGGTCTGCGGCCGCTATTCAAAAGCCTTCCCGAAGACCCGCAAGCGGCGATTGCGCAGATGGCGATGGAGATGGGCCTCGGCGCTGAACGGTTGGAAATGGTGTTTGACCGGATGCTGATGAGCATCAATGGCTGGGCGAGCTATACCCGCTATATTGCCTGGGGCTATGAGCTGAAGGGCGAGAGCAATGACAGCGTCATGCAGATACTCGCCATCCGTCTCGCCTGGGACTGGGCTTTGTGGAAGACAGCCAGCACCAGCGAAAAGCAAGGCTGGGCCGAAGCGCTGGACGCGGCAGAAACCAGAAGCGATGATCCGGCGCTGGCGCTGCTCCATGCGGTGCACAATGCCTATGAGCTGAGCTGGCAAAAGGATCTGGTCGGCGAGATCAATGCGCAACCCGATACCGATGTGCCAGAGCGCCCGGAAGTACAGGCGGCATTCTGCATCGATGTCCGCTGCGAGGTCTATCGCCGCGCGCTGGAACAGGCCTTGCCGAAGGTGGAGACGATCGGTTTTGCCGGCTTTTTCGGCGTTGCCATGGAATATGTGCCTTTGGGCGCGCAATCGGGCTCTGACCAGTGCCCGGTGCTGCTGAACCCCGGATTCCGCGTCGCCGAGACCAGCGGTGATCCCCAGAAAGATGCCGAAATCATCGGTGCCAAGCGCGTACGGGAGGCCACCCGCGCCGCTTGGTATGCACTGAAAATGGGCGCTATTTCCTCTTTTGCCTTTGTCGAGACCATTGGCCTGGGCTTCTTCTCCAAACTGATCACCGACACGCTGGGCATTACCCGCCCCGGCCCCAATCATGCCGAACGTGGCGTAGCCAAAGGCCAGGCCGATACATTGGCCCCCTCATTGGACGCACAGTCCGAAATTGCCGGCATTCCAACCGATGAGCGTGTCGATCTGGCGGCAGGAATATTGGCCGGTATGGGGCTGACCAATCGCGTTGCGCCGCTGACCTTGCTGATCGGCCATGGCTCGACCAGCGCCAACAACCCGCATGCCAGTGGGCTTGACTGTGGTGCCTGTGGCGGCAGCCCGGGTGATTGCAATGCGCGCGCTGCGGTAACCCTGCTTAATGATCCGGGCGTTCGTGCCGGTCTTGCAGAGCGTGGCCAGCCCATCCCCGAAGATACGGTCTTTGTCGCGGCCAAGCATGATACCGTCACCGACGAGGTGAAGCTGCTCGATGCATGCTGTGTGCCGGAAAGCCACAAGGCGCAGTTGAAAGAGGTCAGGGCCGCGCTCGACACCGCCAGCGAGACTGCAAGGCTGGAGCGCAGCAACAAATTCACCATCCGCAAGCAGAATGGCGTTTCGAATCAGGTCCAGGCGCGTAGCAATGACTGGAGCCAGACGCGCCCGGAATGGGGCTTGGCAGGGTGCGCCACCTTTATCGCCGCGCCGCGCAAACGCACGCGTGGTATCGATCTCGATAGCCGCGCCTTTCTGCATGATTATGATTCCGCATCCGACCCGACACGGGGTGTATTGGAACTGATCATGACCGCGCCGATGGTCGTCGCAAGCTGGATCAACCTGCAATATTTTGCCTCGACCGTCGACAATGTCACCTTTGGCTGCGGCGACAAGACACTGCACAATGTGGTTGGCAAGGTCGGGGTTTTGGAAGGCCATGGCGGCGATCTGCGCACCGGGCTTTCCTGGCAATCGCTGCATGACGGCGAGAAGCTGATCCATGAACCGATGCGTCTCAATGTCATCATCGAAGCGCCGATCGATGCGATGAACACCATCATCGAAGGGCATGAGCATGTCCGCCACCTGCTCGACCATGGCTGGATCCATCTGTTCCATATGGACAGCGATGGCAAGGTTGCGAAGAAATATGCCGGCAATGGCGAATGGGCCGCGTTTTAA
- a CDS encoding PAS domain-containing hybrid sensor histidine kinase/response regulator, whose protein sequence is MILWVALSLTAAYIAALFWVAHREDRSDALRQPDHRVALVHALSIGVYCTSWTFFGAVGSAAVSGWQFLPIYLGPILLFTLGYGLIRQTLRVAKAQHSTSIADFLAARYGKSPTVAATVTLIAAIGALPYMALQLKSVGDALTALAPGTMLTRLLPTDVLVLAVTVVMALFAILFGTRRAHISDQNRGLVAAIAIESLVKLLALVAMAGFALWLLFSTDRTALVAVASGGSFGTIFTLDQIDARFAILTLIAASAALCLPRQFHMTVVEAPHDAPRRPIRWVFPLYLLLISLTVIPVTMAGLTLLPGAMAAPDMIMMTLPLAEGAEALALFVFLGGISAATGMIIVSTVALSGMIANDLVLPVMLRSVRDSNMRASRIATAVQPLRRVIMLVLLVLAYGYYLVVEQGALLASLGTLSFALVTQFMPGLVGGLLWRGGKRQGMLAGLAGGFVAWAVLLLLPSLSGWSPPVSIHADPLVSGVVLATGLNVALYVAVSLLARDTVVDRAQAVAFATGPELPEAVAEQSQLRVADIRLLLRQFVGPERTHEALSAMRDAHGQFYADRDPADGPLVRMAERQIAGVLGSASAATLMQSVLDGEPLPPEEVLALLGETSQKLKFSGELLQIAIENIDQGVALVDREMRLVAWNERYVSMFDLPDDLSVVGRPIADLIRYNLEQNGVDGANITREVDKRIDYMRQGTRHFQEREQADGRILRIQGNPAPEGGYVTSYTDITADRRAEQALEAKVAERTQQLTEANAALEKATRSKTRFLAAASHDLVQPMNAARLFGSALREDLTARDDVGHGGTTDDPGGGKDALALLDQIDRSIGTAHRLLRALLDISRLDGGQMTAKLSTFALQDVLDELKAAYQAPAEAKGLKLRVMPCSLMVESDRGLLLSVLQNLLTNAIRYTDSGRIIVGVRRRAGGVAEIQVCDTGPGIAEAEQERIFEEFEQIARSDGEGLGLGLAIARRIAPMLGGQLSLESEPGSGSRFALHLEHKGEPQQDRGALAKTLRTSLKPAGTQAQHHILCVDNDPAARESLSALLTRWGHAVTTVGGRQEALKQPCPDILIMDYQLDNGLTGDVLVPELVSHWGYHPPVLLITAEDSAETAAAAHRIGSDRLLKPVPPIALRAWLSQQFANAAQAQCQAAE, encoded by the coding sequence GCGTCGCCAAGGCTCAGCATAGCACCTCGATCGCCGACTTTCTCGCGGCCCGTTACGGCAAGAGCCCCACCGTAGCCGCCACCGTGACGCTGATTGCCGCCATCGGTGCGCTGCCCTATATGGCACTGCAGCTCAAATCGGTTGGCGATGCGCTGACCGCGCTGGCGCCGGGGACCATGTTGACCCGGCTGCTGCCCACCGATGTGCTGGTGCTGGCGGTGACGGTGGTGATGGCGCTGTTCGCCATTTTGTTCGGTACCCGACGGGCGCATATCAGCGACCAGAATCGCGGCCTTGTCGCGGCGATTGCGATTGAATCGCTGGTCAAGCTTCTGGCACTGGTGGCGATGGCGGGTTTTGCCCTTTGGCTGCTATTCTCGACAGACCGAACAGCGTTGGTCGCTGTGGCAAGCGGTGGCAGCTTCGGCACAATCTTCACCCTCGACCAGATCGATGCGCGCTTTGCGATATTAACGCTGATCGCAGCTTCGGCGGCGCTGTGCCTGCCGCGCCAGTTTCACATGACCGTTGTTGAAGCACCGCATGATGCACCGCGACGACCGATACGCTGGGTGTTTCCACTCTATTTGCTGCTGATCAGCCTGACGGTGATCCCGGTCACCATGGCCGGCCTCACCTTGCTCCCCGGTGCGATGGCGGCGCCCGATATGATCATGATGACGCTGCCGCTGGCCGAGGGCGCCGAGGCGCTGGCGCTGTTTGTATTTCTCGGTGGCATTTCCGCCGCTACCGGCATGATCATCGTCTCCACGGTGGCGCTGTCAGGGATGATCGCCAATGATCTGGTGCTGCCGGTGATGCTGCGTTCGGTGCGTGACAGCAATATGCGCGCCAGCCGCATCGCCACTGCGGTGCAGCCTTTGCGCCGGGTCATCATGCTGGTGCTGCTGGTATTGGCTTATGGCTATTATCTGGTGGTCGAGCAGGGGGCTTTGCTGGCGAGCCTCGGCACATTGTCCTTCGCGCTGGTGACCCAGTTCATGCCCGGACTGGTCGGGGGCCTTTTGTGGCGCGGTGGCAAGCGCCAGGGCATGCTCGCCGGTCTGGCTGGGGGGTTCGTCGCCTGGGCGGTGCTGCTGTTGCTGCCATCGCTCAGCGGCTGGTCACCACCGGTTTCCATTCATGCCGATCCGCTGGTTTCGGGCGTGGTGCTGGCCACCGGCCTCAATGTGGCGCTCTATGTCGCGGTTTCGCTGCTGGCGCGCGATACCGTGGTCGACCGTGCCCAGGCCGTGGCCTTCGCCACCGGCCCGGAATTGCCCGAGGCGGTGGCAGAGCAATCGCAACTGCGGGTCGCCGATATCCGGCTGTTGCTGCGCCAGTTTGTTGGTCCTGAGCGCACTCATGAGGCGCTGTCCGCGATGCGCGATGCGCATGGCCAGTTCTATGCCGATCGCGATCCGGCTGATGGACCGCTGGTGCGCATGGCCGAGCGCCAGATTGCCGGGGTGCTGGGCTCAGCCTCGGCAGCGACGCTGATGCAGTCGGTGCTCGATGGCGAACCGCTACCGCCCGAAGAGGTGTTGGCGTTGCTCGGTGAGACATCACAAAAGCTTAAATTCAGTGGCGAGCTGTTGCAGATAGCGATCGAGAATATCGATCAGGGCGTGGCGCTGGTGGACCGTGAAATGCGGCTGGTGGCATGGAATGAGCGCTATGTCTCGATGTTCGACCTGCCCGATGATCTGTCGGTGGTCGGTCGCCCGATTGCGGATCTGATCCGCTATAATCTGGAGCAGAATGGCGTCGATGGCGCCAACATCACCCGCGAGGTGGACAAGCGCATCGACTATATGCGTCAGGGGACGCGGCATTTTCAGGAGCGTGAACAGGCCGATGGCCGGATCCTTCGCATCCAGGGCAATCCTGCGCCCGAGGGCGGTTATGTCACCAGCTATACTGATATCACCGCCGACCGTCGTGCCGAACAGGCGCTTGAGGCGAAGGTTGCGGAACGGACGCAGCAGCTCACCGAAGCCAATGCGGCGCTGGAAAAGGCGACGCGCTCAAAGACACGTTTCCTGGCTGCGGCCAGCCATGATCTGGTGCAACCGATGAATGCCGCCCGGCTTTTCGGATCGGCGCTGCGCGAGGATCTGACAGCGCGCGACGATGTCGGTCATGGCGGCACAACGGATGATCCCGGTGGCGGCAAGGATGCCTTGGCGCTGCTCGACCAGATCGACCGCTCGATCGGGACGGCGCACCGGCTGTTGCGCGCCCTGCTCGATATTTCGCGTCTCGATGGCGGACAGATGACTGCCAAGCTGTCGACCTTTGCGCTGCAGGATGTACTCGATGAGCTGAAAGCCGCCTATCAGGCCCCGGCCGAAGCCAAGGGCCTGAAGCTGAGGGTCATGCCCTGTTCGCTGATGGTCGAAAGCGACCGCGGGCTATTGCTGTCTGTGCTGCAGAACCTGCTCACCAACGCCATTCGTTATACCGATAGCGGCCGCATCATCGTTGGTGTGCGTCGTCGTGCGGGAGGTGTTGCCGAGATACAGGTGTGCGACACCGGTCCGGGTATTGCCGAGGCGGAACAGGAGCGGATTTTCGAGGAGTTCGAGCAGATTGCCCGTTCCGATGGCGAGGGGCTGGGCCTCGGCCTGGCCATTGCCCGCCGGATCGCACCGATGCTCGGCGGCCAATTGTCGTTGGAATCAGAACCGGGCAGCGGCAGCCGTTTTGCGCTGCACCTGGAGCATAAGGGCGAACCGCAGCAGGATCGCGGTGCCCTGGCAAAAACCTTGCGCACCAGCCTGAAACCCGCCGGAACACAGGCACAGCATCATATTTTGTGCGTCGATAATGACCCGGCGGCGCGCGAATCTCTATCCGCCCTGCTGACGCGCTGGGGCCATGCGGTAACCACAGTCGGGGGCAGGCAGGAGGCGCTGAAGCAACCCTGCCCCGATATCCTGATCATGGATTATCAGCTCGATAATGGCCTGACAGGGGACGTGCTGGTGCCCGAGCTGGTGAGCCATTGGGGCTACCATCCGCCGGTGCTGCTGATTACCGCCGAGGACAGTGCCGAAACCGCCGCTGCAGCGCACCGGATCGGTTCGGACCGGTTGCTCAAGCCGGTGCCGCCCATCGCCTTGCGCGCCTGGCTGAGCCAGCAATTCGCCAATGCGGCGCAGGCGCAGTGCCAGGCCGCCGAATAG
- the acs gene encoding acetate--CoA ligase: protein MNAPSPALSETPNPSEAGAANAAEAPVARPQSDPTHCTAEQYDALYAQSLSDPDSFWMEQAKRIEWFTAPTKAGNWSFDPVTIKWFEDGVLNICHNCVDRHVEAGKGGIDALIWEADEPGTVRRLTYAELLSEVQRFANVLKKLGVKKGDRVTLYLPMILEGAIAMLACARIGAVHSIVFGGFSPEALAGRIVDCDSRFVITANEGLRGSKKVPLKANVDAALAEHAGDQHVEAVLVVQHTDSDTALVEGRDHIYADVAATVDADCPCEPMNAEDPLFILYTSGSTGQPKGVLHTTGGYAVWTATTFHYAFDYQPGEIYWCTADIGWVTGHSYIVYGPLQNGATSLMFEGVPNYPDVSRFWDVCERHKVNIFYTAPTAIRALMREGDAPVEKHDLSSIRLLGSVGEPINPEAWRWYHRVVGKENSPVIDTWWQTETGGIMITTLPGAHDMKPGSAGRPFFGISPQLVDNDGDVLADEHIGGATEGNLCITASWPGQARTVYGDHERFEQTYFTTYKGKYFTGDGCKRDEDGYYRITGRVDDVINVSGHRMGTAEVESALVLHDKVAEAAVVGYPHDIKGQGIYCYVTLNAGEAMDEELAKALKAHVRKEIGPIATPDHIHFTPGLPKTRSGKIMRRILRKIAENDYGSLGDTSTLADPGVVDTLIEGRMNR from the coding sequence ATGAATGCACCCAGTCCCGCTCTGAGCGAAACCCCAAATCCGAGTGAAGCTGGCGCTGCCAATGCCGCCGAAGCGCCGGTTGCGCGACCGCAATCCGACCCAACCCATTGCACCGCCGAACAATATGACGCACTCTACGCCCAGTCGCTGAGCGACCCGGACAGCTTCTGGATGGAGCAGGCCAAGCGGATCGAGTGGTTCACCGCGCCAACCAAAGCCGGCAACTGGTCATTCGATCCGGTGACAATCAAATGGTTCGAAGACGGCGTACTCAATATCTGCCACAACTGTGTCGACCGGCATGTCGAAGCGGGCAAGGGCGGCATCGATGCGCTGATATGGGAAGCCGATGAGCCGGGAACGGTGCGGCGGCTGACCTATGCCGAGCTGCTCAGCGAAGTGCAGCGTTTTGCCAATGTCCTGAAAAAACTCGGCGTCAAAAAGGGTGACCGCGTCACCCTGTATCTGCCGATGATCCTCGAGGGCGCCATCGCCATGCTGGCCTGTGCCCGTATCGGCGCGGTCCATTCAATCGTCTTTGGCGGCTTTTCACCCGAGGCTCTGGCCGGACGGATCGTCGATTGCGACAGCCGCTTCGTCATCACCGCCAATGAGGGCCTGCGCGGCAGCAAGAAGGTTCCGCTCAAGGCCAATGTCGATGCCGCATTGGCGGAGCATGCCGGTGATCAGCATGTTGAGGCAGTGCTGGTGGTGCAGCATACCGACAGCGATACCGCCCTGGTCGAGGGCCGTGACCATATATACGCCGATGTTGCGGCCACGGTTGACGCCGATTGCCCCTGCGAACCGATGAACGCCGAGGACCCGTTGTTCATCCTCTATACCTCGGGCTCGACCGGCCAGCCAAAGGGCGTGTTACATACCACCGGCGGCTATGCCGTATGGACCGCCACCACCTTCCACTATGCATTTGATTACCAGCCGGGTGAGATTTACTGGTGCACCGCCGATATCGGCTGGGTCACCGGACACAGCTATATAGTCTACGGCCCGCTGCAGAACGGTGCCACCAGCCTGATGTTCGAAGGCGTGCCCAACTATCCCGATGTCAGTCGCTTCTGGGATGTCTGCGAACGGCATAAGGTCAATATCTTCTACACCGCGCCAACCGCAATCCGTGCGCTGATGCGCGAGGGCGATGCGCCAGTGGAGAAGCATGATCTGTCGTCGATCCGGCTGCTCGGCAGCGTCGGCGAACCGATCAACCCGGAAGCCTGGCGCTGGTATCATCGCGTCGTCGGCAAGGAGAACTCGCCGGTGATCGATACCTGGTGGCAGACCGAGACCGGCGGCATCATGATCACCACTCTGCCGGGCGCGCATGACATGAAGCCGGGCAGCGCCGGGCGACCATTTTTCGGCATTTCGCCGCAGCTGGTCGACAATGATGGCGATGTGCTCGCCGATGAGCATATTGGCGGCGCCACCGAAGGCAATTTGTGCATCACCGCCAGCTGGCCCGGCCAGGCGCGCACTGTCTATGGCGATCATGAGCGCTTCGAGCAGACCTATTTCACCACCTATAAAGGCAAATATTTCACCGGCGACGGCTGCAAGCGTGACGAGGACGGCTATTATCGCATCACCGGCCGTGTCGATGACGTGATCAACGTCTCGGGCCATCGCATGGGCACTGCCGAGGTAGAAAGCGCGCTGGTGCTGCACGACAAGGTCGCCGAGGCTGCCGTCGTCGGTTATCCGCACGACATCAAGGGCCAGGGCATTTACTGCTATGTTACGCTCAATGCTGGCGAGGCGATGGACGAGGAACTGGCCAAGGCGCTCAAGGCCCATGTGCGCAAGGAGATCGGCCCGATTGCGACACCGGACCATATCCACTTCACTCCCGGCCTGCCCAAGACCCGCTCGGGCAAGATCATGCGGCGGATATTGCGCAAGATTGCCGAGAATGACTATGGTTCGCTGGGCGACACATCGACGCTTGCCGATCCCGGCGTTGTCGATACCCTGATCGAAGGACGCATGAACCGGTGA
- a CDS encoding DcaP family trimeric outer membrane transporter: protein MTPTVAQAQDSDIEERLDRLEALVGALIERMDEKEVASQEDREVMEEAKKAVEETRELAERTDAVEQGIIEVNDKLIANRNDGRDGFAIGNTQVTYGGYVKMDAISERTSGGTVPSSSIARDFLIPGLIPVGGQASGFDTDFNIRQTRFFFKTATDVGDDHKLSSVIELDFMVTAGGNERISNSFIPRVRQAFITYDEWLLGQTWSTFQDVGALPETLDFIGVTPGTTFDRQPLIRYTKGGLQIAVEQPETTITSPTGARVIGNDDTLPDFVLRYNYTQDWGRLTIAGIARTLSVGPDVFNLPSDSAFGYGISLSGKINIGERDDLRFMGTYGDGVGRYIGLNIVNDAAVRPDGTLEPIRTYSGFAAYRHFWTDTIRTTIAGSYFKADNPINLTTDGVTDQSWNAFINLVYSPVPPLNLGIEYLIADRELENGLSGNLQKIQVSAQYSF from the coding sequence ATGACCCCGACGGTCGCCCAGGCGCAGGATTCGGATATCGAGGAGCGTCTGGATCGCCTCGAGGCGCTGGTCGGCGCCCTGATTGAGCGGATGGATGAAAAAGAAGTCGCCAGCCAGGAAGACCGTGAGGTCATGGAAGAAGCGAAAAAGGCGGTCGAGGAGACTCGCGAGCTTGCCGAGCGCACCGACGCGGTGGAGCAGGGCATTATCGAGGTCAATGACAAGCTGATCGCCAATCGCAATGACGGGCGCGACGGTTTCGCCATTGGCAACACCCAGGTAACCTATGGCGGTTATGTCAAAATGGATGCGATCAGTGAGCGGACGAGCGGCGGCACCGTGCCGTCGAGCAGCATCGCACGCGATTTTCTGATACCCGGGCTGATCCCGGTCGGTGGTCAGGCATCGGGCTTCGACACGGATTTCAACATTCGCCAGACGCGGTTCTTCTTCAAGACCGCGACCGATGTCGGTGATGACCATAAGCTGTCTTCGGTTATCGAGCTGGATTTCATGGTCACTGCAGGCGGCAATGAGCGCATTTCCAACAGCTTCATACCGCGCGTCCGTCAGGCGTTCATAACCTATGACGAATGGCTGCTGGGCCAGACCTGGTCGACTTTTCAGGATGTCGGTGCTCTGCCCGAGACGCTCGACTTTATCGGTGTCACCCCAGGCACCACCTTCGACCGTCAGCCGTTGATCCGCTATACCAAGGGCGGGCTGCAGATCGCTGTCGAGCAACCGGAAACCACAATCACCAGCCCCACCGGCGCACGCGTGATCGGCAATGATGATACACTGCCTGATTTTGTGCTGCGCTATAATTATACCCAGGACTGGGGCCGTCTGACCATAGCCGGGATTGCCCGTACACTCAGCGTCGGCCCGGATGTGTTCAATCTGCCCTCGGATAGCGCTTTTGGCTATGGCATCAGCCTGTCGGGCAAGATCAATATTGGCGAGCGCGACGATCTGCGCTTCATGGGTACCTATGGCGATGGCGTTGGACGCTATATCGGTCTCAATATTGTCAATGATGCGGCTGTGCGGCCCGATGGCACACTGGAGCCGATCCGCACCTATTCCGGCTTTGCCGCCTATCGTCATTTCTGGACCGACACCATCCGCACCACCATTGCCGGCAGCTATTTCAAGGCTGACAATCCGATCAACCTGACCACCGATGGCGTGACCGACCAGAGCTGGAATGCTTTCATCAACCTTGTCTATTCGCCGGTGCCACCGCTCAATCTCGGTATCGAGTATCTGATCGCCGATCGCGAGCTGGAAAATGGCCTGTCGGGCAATCTGCAGAAGATTCAGGTGTCGGCACAATATAGTTTCTGA